The uncultured Desulfobulbus sp. genome window below encodes:
- a CDS encoding thioredoxin domain-containing protein: MTLGAPALIMGLIATQQFIPQYWHYFPPPLSQTLPHGLTEDGHPWIGAKNAVLTIHEYTDYQCFQCSKMHLFLRQLIAAHPDTIRLVHHNYPMDHAFNTIIVPEPFHIGSGKMAMISIFAASRDTFWEMNDALYAMGRKKEPFNTRKLAKMTGMRAGTLAAATRSPGIRNVLLSDIRQGMKLEIIGTPTFVIDDNVYTGVIPAEILQPYFH, from the coding sequence TTGACCTTAGGTGCCCCTGCTCTGATCATGGGCCTGATAGCCACCCAACAGTTTATCCCCCAATACTGGCACTATTTTCCTCCGCCCCTCTCCCAAACACTACCCCACGGACTCACTGAAGACGGGCACCCGTGGATCGGCGCAAAGAATGCGGTGCTGACTATTCATGAGTATACTGATTACCAGTGCTTCCAATGCAGCAAGATGCACCTTTTCCTTCGCCAACTAATAGCGGCACATCCGGATACAATCCGCCTAGTGCACCACAACTATCCAATGGACCATGCTTTTAATACAATTATTGTCCCCGAACCATTCCACATAGGCTCCGGTAAGATGGCCATGATTAGTATCTTTGCCGCTAGTCGAGATACATTCTGGGAGATGAACGATGCACTTTATGCAATGGGGCGAAAGAAAGAGCCATTCAACACGCGAAAACTGGCAAAGATGACAGGCATGCGGGCGGGAACGTTAGCTGCCGCCACCCGAAGCCCTGGAATTCGCAACGTGCTTCTCTCTGACATCCGCCAAGGGATGAAGCTTGAAATAATCGGCACCCCAACCTTTGTTATTGATGATAATGTGTACACTGGAGTGATTCCCGCCGAGATTTTACAGCCTTATTTTCATTAA
- a CDS encoding NAD-dependent 4,6-dehydratase LegB has protein sequence MKLQDKTILVTGADGFIGSHLTEELVRQGHRVKAFVLYNSFNSWGWLDNSPREIIDNLEIFPGDIRDPHGVHTAMEGCDAVLHLAALIAIPYSYHSPDTYVDTNVKGTLNILQAARTLNVQRVIHTSTSEVYGTARFVPITEEHPLQGQSPYSATKIAADQLAYSFFASFGLPVVIARPFNTYGPRQSARAVIPTIITQIANGTRQIKLGAVSPTRDFNFVKDTVSGFIAALNSEKGLGEAVNFGSNFEVSIGETAQLIAEAMNAEIEIITDEARVRPQNSEVQRLWADNSKAKQLFGWQPSYAGRDGFKRGLAETAQWFAQPDTLRNYKADVYNL, from the coding sequence ATGAAGTTGCAAGATAAAACAATATTGGTAACCGGGGCAGACGGTTTCATTGGTTCTCACTTGACAGAGGAACTGGTTCGGCAAGGGCATAGGGTCAAGGCTTTCGTCCTGTACAATTCCTTCAACTCTTGGGGATGGCTCGACAACTCCCCCCGCGAGATTATTGACAACCTTGAAATATTCCCTGGTGACATCCGCGACCCGCACGGGGTCCACACTGCAATGGAAGGCTGTGACGCCGTGTTGCACCTGGCTGCATTGATTGCCATCCCCTATTCCTACCATTCTCCCGACACTTACGTTGATACCAATGTCAAAGGCACCCTGAATATTTTGCAGGCAGCTCGTACCTTAAATGTTCAGCGGGTAATCCACACCTCGACCAGCGAGGTGTATGGCACAGCCCGTTTTGTACCGATTACCGAAGAGCACCCGCTGCAGGGACAGTCACCGTACTCGGCGACCAAAATTGCTGCCGATCAGCTGGCTTATTCCTTTTTCGCCTCCTTCGGGCTACCGGTGGTGATTGCACGTCCTTTCAACACCTACGGTCCTCGACAATCCGCCCGGGCAGTCATCCCCACGATCATCACTCAGATTGCCAACGGTACGCGTCAAATCAAGCTCGGTGCGGTATCACCCACCCGTGACTTTAATTTTGTTAAAGATACGGTTTCAGGTTTCATAGCCGCTTTAAACTCGGAAAAAGGCCTAGGGGAAGCCGTAAACTTTGGCAGTAATTTTGAGGTTTCTATCGGCGAAACAGCGCAGTTGATAGCGGAGGCAATGAACGCCGAGATTGAAATCATTACAGATGAAGCTCGGGTACGGCCTCAAAACTCTGAGGTGCAACGCCTATGGGCTGACAACAGCAAAGCAAAACAACTTTTTGGCTGGCAGCCAAGTTACGCTGGCCGTGACGGATTCAAACGGGGACTCGCCGAAACCGCCCAATGGTTCGCCCAACCCGATACGCTGCGGAACTACAAAGCGGATGTGTACAACCTGTGA
- a CDS encoding ABC transporter ATP-binding protein — translation MGILETTGIASIMPFMAVIAAPGSIHQNKVLSFAYTYFNFQGTNDFIFFVGMGVLIILVINNSFAAFTTWRLLRFVYLSGHQLSTRLFEKYLGHPYSFFLHNNSADLSKNIITEVHRIVVGIMTPFMQMITRSIIAVCILTLLIAMDPLLAALIILVCGGSYFIVFLISKKKLSLNGTISISAQGQRFKIISEGFGGIKALKIHGREIDYIKRYEEPSLSFATCESTNQIISILPKYALEAIIFGGMLLTTLYLIEIKHNTAQLLPTLALYAFAGYRLMPGFNQIFQGLTQIRYHSAALNLIYDHINTNLSNKDSVHIHNNDIISQLKIHFYDSLELKNIIFSYSKDGPQVIDKLNLQIKANTTIAFVGKTGSGKTTLIDIILGLLQPDSGKILMDGTILDHQTMRFWQKNIGYVPQQIYIGDDTVTRNIAFGIADEEINFERVKNAARLADIDRFVTTELANGYDTILGERGVRLSGGQRQRIGIARALYDDPKVLILDEATSSLDGLTETVIMEAIHTLAHKKTILLIAHRLTTVTECDTIHVLDGGKIIASGNYQELLVNCEHFRHMTKQKTH, via the coding sequence ATGGGGATTCTCGAAACAACTGGCATTGCCTCAATCATGCCGTTCATGGCCGTTATCGCAGCCCCTGGATCAATTCATCAAAATAAAGTTCTTTCTTTTGCCTACACTTACTTCAACTTTCAAGGAACTAATGATTTTATTTTTTTCGTCGGCATGGGAGTGTTAATTATACTCGTCATCAACAACAGTTTTGCAGCCTTCACCACCTGGCGATTATTGCGCTTTGTCTATTTAAGCGGTCACCAGCTCTCCACGCGATTATTCGAAAAATACCTTGGACACCCTTATTCTTTTTTTCTTCATAACAACTCGGCTGACCTCAGCAAAAATATTATCACTGAAGTTCACCGCATTGTCGTTGGGATCATGACTCCATTTATGCAAATGATTACCAGGAGCATCATTGCTGTGTGCATTCTCACACTGTTAATAGCTATGGACCCTCTATTGGCTGCACTTATTATTCTGGTTTGTGGAGGGTCTTATTTTATCGTTTTTTTGATATCAAAAAAGAAACTTTCATTGAATGGCACCATTTCTATTAGTGCTCAGGGACAACGGTTCAAAATCATCAGTGAAGGATTTGGAGGAATAAAAGCTCTCAAGATTCATGGTAGAGAAATTGATTACATTAAACGATATGAAGAACCATCATTATCTTTTGCAACCTGCGAGTCTACCAACCAAATCATCAGCATTCTCCCAAAATACGCACTCGAAGCTATTATTTTTGGCGGAATGCTGCTTACAACTCTTTATTTAATTGAAATAAAGCACAATACTGCCCAACTTTTACCGACTCTCGCCTTATATGCATTTGCTGGTTATCGTCTAATGCCAGGTTTCAATCAGATTTTTCAAGGGCTCACTCAAATTCGCTATCACTCTGCGGCCCTTAATCTTATTTACGACCACATCAACACAAACTTAAGCAACAAAGATTCTGTTCATATTCACAATAATGATATAATATCACAATTAAAAATACATTTTTATGACTCACTGGAATTAAAAAATATAATATTTTCGTACTCAAAAGATGGACCTCAAGTTATCGACAAACTAAATTTACAAATCAAGGCAAACACTACCATCGCCTTTGTAGGCAAAACCGGTTCAGGAAAGACCACGTTGATCGATATAATTCTCGGACTGCTCCAACCCGATTCAGGTAAGATTTTGATGGATGGAACAATCCTCGACCATCAGACGATGCGATTCTGGCAAAAAAATATCGGGTATGTCCCACAGCAAATATATATTGGTGACGATACCGTGACCCGGAATATAGCTTTTGGGATAGCTGATGAAGAAATCAATTTTGAGCGCGTGAAGAATGCCGCCAGACTCGCGGATATAGACCGATTTGTCACAACAGAACTTGCGAACGGTTACGATACAATTCTCGGCGAACGAGGTGTCCGCCTTAGCGGTGGACAACGCCAGAGAATAGGCATCGCTAGGGCACTGTATGATGACCCCAAAGTGCTCATTCTGGATGAGGCGACCAGTTCTCTGGACGGTTTAACTGAAACCGTCATCATGGAAGCCATCCATACCCTGGCGCATAAAAAAACAATACTGCTCATCGCCCACCGACTGACTACTGTTACCGAATGCGACACGATCCATGTATTGGATGGCGGAAAGATCATAGCCAGCGGTAACTATCAAGAATTATTGGTAAATTGCGAACATTTTCGCCACATGACCAAACAGAAAACACATTGA
- a CDS encoding LegC family aminotransferase, producing MSSLSTLAEQIVSAIRAVIVADQAVLHEPHFNGNEWLYLKTCLDSTFVSSVGKFVDRFEADLAAYTGAKQAIAVVNGTAALHIALKLAGVKPDDEVLIPTLTFVATANAVTYCGALPHFVDSEIRTMGMDAVKLREYLTNQTEQRSGQCINRVTGRIIRALVPMHTFGHPVDLDGLLAIAHDFNLALIEDAAESLGSFYHGQHTGTFGVMGTLSFNGNKTITTGGGGAILTNDSTLARHAKHLTTTAKLPHAWEYQHDEVGYNYRLPNLNAALGCAQLEQLPTMLAAKRKLFKRYNAAFASVSGVDLFAEPEHCQSNYWLQTLLLHTENADQLTSVLKATNAVNLMTRPVWTPMHELAPFRLNPRMDITTAKSLSRRLINIPSSSGLTQGCQ from the coding sequence ATGAGTTCCTTGAGCACACTGGCCGAACAGATCGTTAGCGCCATTCGCGCTGTCATCGTGGCCGATCAGGCCGTTCTTCACGAACCCCACTTCAACGGAAACGAGTGGCTCTACCTCAAGACTTGCCTCGATTCAACCTTTGTCTCCTCAGTCGGCAAATTTGTCGATCGCTTTGAAGCCGATCTGGCGGCGTATACCGGTGCAAAACAGGCGATTGCGGTCGTTAATGGGACGGCGGCTCTGCATATTGCCCTCAAGCTTGCCGGCGTCAAGCCCGACGATGAAGTGCTGATTCCGACTCTGACCTTCGTTGCCACCGCCAATGCTGTCACGTATTGCGGCGCTCTACCCCATTTTGTCGACAGTGAAATCCGAACCATGGGAATGGATGCGGTAAAATTGCGTGAGTATCTGACCAACCAAACCGAACAACGCTCAGGACAATGCATCAACCGAGTCACCGGCAGGATTATTCGGGCGCTGGTGCCCATGCATACATTCGGCCATCCCGTCGATCTGGATGGACTGTTGGCCATAGCCCATGATTTTAACCTTGCATTGATCGAGGATGCTGCCGAATCGCTTGGCAGTTTTTATCATGGCCAGCACACCGGCACCTTTGGAGTCATGGGGACGTTAAGTTTTAATGGAAACAAAACCATCACTACCGGCGGAGGGGGGGCGATTCTGACTAATGACAGTACTCTAGCCCGACATGCAAAACATCTGACCACGACCGCCAAGTTACCACACGCCTGGGAATACCAGCATGACGAAGTAGGCTATAATTACCGGTTACCCAATCTGAACGCGGCCTTGGGCTGCGCTCAGCTGGAGCAACTGCCGACAATGCTCGCCGCAAAAAGAAAGTTGTTCAAGCGCTATAATGCAGCATTTGCATCCGTGTCTGGTGTCGATCTGTTTGCTGAGCCGGAACACTGTCAGAGCAACTACTGGCTGCAGACACTCCTGTTGCATACCGAAAATGCAGACCAGCTCACCTCTGTACTCAAAGCCACCAATGCAGTCAACTTAATGACGCGCCCAGTCTGGACACCGATGCACGAGTTAGCCCCTTTCAGGCTGAACCCGCGCATGGATATAACCACGGCCAAATCTTTATCACGGCGCCTTATTAATATCCCCAGCAGTTCAGGGTTGACTCAGGGATGTCAATGA
- a CDS encoding phospholipid carrier-dependent glycosyltransferase — protein sequence MKRLDKQLFWLLIFLLLALIVSTFILGSVPPVDRDGLTHHLYVPKLWLQHGGIFEIPEIPFSYYPMNLDLLYTLPLAFGNDIIPKYIHYLFALLTALLLYQHLDKRLGRAYGIFGALFFLSVPIIVKLSITVYVDLGLVFFTTASLLLLLHWARQQFPIKILIMAGLSCGLAAGTKYNGLVSIVVLTLLVPVIFQRNCQREHRSNLQALFSAFLFLLASLIAFSPWLVRNYTWTGNPIYPLHKSFFQQNYKEGINAPQQEKNITNQIKNLSNKAASPFIGRKILYGETWWQALLLPIRFFFEGQDDNPRYFDGKLTPFLLILPFLIYIFRPPNKQEQNILLWFSLLYFFFTFFQESMRIRYIVPIVPPLTILACYGFHSFIQRLQQLSFPKRIRTTVVNSCIVCLSLFVLGYNVLYLSRQFSIIQPLSYVFGKTSRDQYIATFRPEYPAIQFANHTIKNDAKVLCLFFGNRGYYMNFRPIFEQPYKSSSLLGQYLNLTADQQTILDQMRQHHITHILARVDLTTQWLQQLPKSGQQSLAPLFANASQPLFDAQGYIFFNIPQTIP from the coding sequence ATGAAACGTCTTGACAAGCAACTCTTCTGGCTTCTGATTTTTCTTCTACTTGCACTTATTGTCAGCACCTTCATTCTTGGATCAGTCCCTCCCGTCGATCGAGACGGCCTTACCCACCATCTTTATGTGCCCAAACTCTGGCTACAACACGGTGGCATCTTCGAGATTCCTGAGATTCCATTCTCTTACTACCCAATGAATCTCGACCTGCTCTACACCCTCCCCCTTGCCTTTGGCAACGACATTATACCTAAATATATTCATTACCTCTTTGCCCTGCTCACAGCCCTGCTGCTCTATCAGCACCTGGACAAACGACTAGGTCGCGCATATGGAATATTCGGCGCATTATTTTTTCTTTCAGTGCCCATTATTGTAAAACTTTCGATAACGGTCTATGTAGACCTTGGGCTTGTTTTTTTCACCACAGCATCTCTGCTTTTACTGCTGCACTGGGCGAGACAGCAGTTTCCGATAAAAATACTTATAATGGCAGGTCTCAGCTGCGGGCTGGCGGCTGGCACAAAATACAACGGCCTGGTTTCCATTGTTGTGCTCACTCTCCTAGTCCCTGTTATCTTTCAACGAAATTGCCAAAGAGAACACCGAAGTAATCTGCAAGCACTTTTCTCTGCCTTTCTTTTCCTACTTGCTTCACTGATCGCCTTTTCGCCCTGGTTGGTTCGCAACTATACCTGGACGGGAAATCCGATATACCCACTCCACAAATCTTTTTTTCAACAAAACTATAAGGAAGGAATAAACGCCCCACAGCAAGAAAAGAATATTACCAATCAAATCAAAAATCTCTCAAACAAAGCAGCCAGCCCTTTCATCGGCAGAAAAATCCTCTACGGAGAGACTTGGTGGCAAGCTTTACTTTTACCAATACGGTTCTTCTTTGAAGGCCAGGATGACAACCCTCGTTATTTTGACGGCAAACTCACCCCGTTTTTGCTTATCCTGCCGTTCCTGATTTATATTTTTCGCCCCCCAAACAAACAAGAACAAAATATCCTGCTCTGGTTCTCTCTGCTCTACTTCTTCTTTACCTTTTTCCAGGAGTCAATGCGCATACGGTATATCGTTCCCATTGTCCCGCCCCTGACAATCCTCGCCTGCTACGGGTTCCATAGCTTCATTCAACGCCTGCAGCAATTGAGCTTTCCCAAAAGGATAAGAACTACAGTCGTCAACTCATGCATCGTTTGCTTAAGCCTCTTCGTGCTCGGGTATAATGTTTTGTACCTCAGCAGGCAATTTTCAATAATTCAGCCATTATCTTATGTTTTTGGAAAAACAAGCCGCGACCAATACATCGCAACCTTTCGCCCTGAATATCCGGCAATCCAGTTTGCCAACCATACAATCAAAAACGACGCCAAGGTGCTTTGTCTTTTTTTTGGCAATCGTGGTTATTATATGAATTTTCGACCAATTTTTGAGCAACCCTATAAATCTAGCAGCCTCTTGGGGCAGTACCTGAACTTAACTGCTGATCAGCAGACAATTCTCGATCAGATGCGACAGCACCACATAACCCACATTTTAGCCAGAGTCGACTTAACCACTCAATGGCTACAACAATTACCGAAATCAGGGCAACAAAGCCTTGCCCCCCTGTTTGCTAACGCAAGCCAGCCTCTTTTCGACGCACAAGGCTATATTTTTTTTAATATTCCCCAAACCATTCCTTGA
- a CDS encoding NeuD/PglB/VioB family sugar acetyltransferase — protein MSTSSLILIGGGGHAHACIDVIEQHGLYRIAGLVGMPQEVHTQILGYSVIASDEGLKGLAQTYPFALIAVGHIRSAERRKGLYHRATEFGFQFPSIIAPTAHVSSHACIGNGTIIMHGAIVNAGARVGNNCIINTRALVDHDVTVENHCHISTGAILNGDVTIGSESFVGSGSIVKEGVSIGKGCLVGMGLSVRHSLADHIHFAGNEKL, from the coding sequence ATGAGTACATCGAGTCTTATTCTGATTGGCGGCGGCGGGCATGCTCATGCGTGTATCGATGTCATTGAACAGCATGGTCTGTATCGAATTGCCGGACTAGTCGGTATGCCCCAAGAAGTGCATACCCAAATCTTAGGTTATAGCGTCATTGCCTCGGATGAAGGTCTGAAGGGACTTGCCCAAACATACCCGTTCGCCCTCATTGCTGTGGGCCACATTCGTTCAGCCGAAAGACGTAAAGGTCTTTATCATCGGGCGACAGAATTCGGCTTCCAGTTCCCCAGCATCATCGCCCCCACTGCGCATGTGTCGAGCCACGCCTGTATTGGAAATGGAACCATTATAATGCACGGTGCTATCGTTAATGCCGGTGCCAGAGTCGGCAACAACTGCATCATCAATACGCGTGCACTGGTTGACCACGATGTGACTGTAGAAAACCACTGTCACATCTCCACGGGAGCCATCCTGAATGGTGATGTCACCATTGGATCGGAAAGTTTTGTCGGTAGCGGTAGTATTGTGAAAGAAGGCGTATCGATCGGCAAGGGCTGCTTGGTTGGTATGGGCCTGTCAGTACGCCATAGCCTAGCTGATCACATCCACTTTGCAGGAAACGAAAAGCTATGA
- the neuB gene encoding N-acetylneuraminate synthase, translated as MRKSTLIIAEAGVNHNGDINMAKQLIDAAADAGADLIKFQTFNADRLVTSTAEKAEYQYQTTAREESQQDMLRRLELSPDMHQELITHCAQRNIGFFSTGFDRESVDLLVSLGQNLFKIPSGEITNLPYLRHIGQFGKKVILSTGMATLGEIEAAIEVLERAGTPRANLTILHCTTGYPVPMHEVNLHAMQSIQTAFGTAVGYSDHTKGIEVSIAAVALGATVIEKHFTLDCDLPGPDHKASLEPDELKAMIAAIRNIESALGTGIKRLTPSELRNKPVVRKSLVTSQAIQKGETFTTENITAKRPGTGISPMRWDEVIGRMAPRDFMVDELVEI; from the coding sequence ATGAGAAAGTCGACCCTTATCATCGCGGAAGCCGGTGTCAATCATAACGGCGACATCAATATGGCCAAACAGTTGATCGACGCGGCGGCCGATGCGGGAGCGGATCTTATAAAATTTCAGACTTTTAACGCTGACCGGCTCGTCACAAGCACTGCCGAAAAAGCAGAGTACCAATATCAGACCACAGCCAGAGAAGAATCTCAGCAGGACATGCTCCGACGGCTGGAACTGTCCCCTGACATGCATCAGGAGCTCATTACCCACTGTGCACAACGTAACATCGGTTTTTTTTCCACCGGCTTTGACCGAGAGAGCGTTGATTTACTTGTGAGTTTGGGGCAAAATCTTTTCAAAATCCCTTCGGGCGAAATAACCAACCTGCCCTACCTGCGTCATATTGGTCAGTTCGGCAAAAAAGTCATCCTCTCAACCGGCATGGCAACCTTGGGCGAAATCGAAGCGGCTATCGAGGTGCTGGAACGGGCAGGCACACCACGGGCCAATCTGACGATTTTGCATTGCACCACCGGATACCCTGTGCCGATGCATGAGGTCAACCTTCACGCCATGCAGAGCATCCAGACAGCCTTTGGTACAGCCGTGGGGTATTCCGATCACACCAAAGGCATCGAAGTGTCAATTGCAGCTGTGGCCTTAGGCGCTACCGTCATCGAAAAACACTTTACACTGGACTGCGATTTACCTGGCCCTGATCACAAAGCCAGCTTGGAACCAGATGAGCTAAAGGCCATGATCGCGGCCATTCGTAACATAGAATCCGCCCTGGGTACGGGCATCAAACGACTTACCCCCAGCGAACTTCGAAATAAACCAGTCGTCCGTAAATCTTTGGTGACAAGCCAGGCGATTCAGAAAGGTGAAACATTCACCACTGAGAACATCACAGCAAAGCGCCCTGGTACCGGTATATCACCCATGCGCTGGGATGAGGTAATTGGCAGAATGGCACCGCGAGATTTCATGGTCGATGAGTTAGTTGAGATATGA
- a CDS encoding winged helix-turn-helix domain-containing protein, whose product MISLFSGLITSKTRIKILMRLFLNPNGAAYLRELANDFHASPSQVKDELDQLRNAQLLVSNKVGRQVFYSANQQHPLFNELHSMVKKALGMDQILESIIKRLGNLQQALLIDDYAEGRDTGIIDLVLIGDIDKTNLIDLTTKTERYIERKIRTLTMTMDEYRQDGSILDGRTQFVLWQREQNIS is encoded by the coding sequence ATGATTTCTCTTTTTTCCGGCCTGATTACATCAAAAACACGCATAAAAATTCTAATGCGCCTCTTTCTTAACCCCAACGGGGCAGCCTATCTACGTGAACTTGCAAATGACTTTCACGCTTCGCCGAGCCAGGTCAAAGACGAGCTTGATCAATTGCGAAACGCTCAACTTCTGGTGAGTAACAAGGTAGGACGACAGGTTTTCTATTCTGCGAACCAACAACATCCGCTTTTCAATGAGTTGCATTCAATGGTAAAAAAGGCGTTGGGCATGGATCAAATCCTGGAGTCAATTATCAAAAGGCTGGGTAACCTGCAACAAGCGCTGCTGATTGACGACTATGCCGAAGGAAGGGATACAGGCATTATCGACCTAGTCCTTATCGGCGACATTGACAAAACTAACCTGATCGATCTCACCACAAAAACAGAACGGTATATTGAGCGAAAAATCAGAACTTTGACCATGACCATGGACGAATATCGGCAAGATGGCTCCATACTGGACGGGAGAACGCAATTTGTTTTATGGCAAAGGGAACAAAACATCTCTTGA